In Sulfitobacter sp. W027, a single window of DNA contains:
- a CDS encoding AMP-binding protein, producing MGWMSDERGLEKCAANFVALTPLSHLRRAAEVFAGQTAVIYGDHRVTYTQYHDRCTRLAALLSEIGVAPGDVVATLIPNLPAQAEAHFGVPACGAVLNTINIRLDAGTVAYILDHGGAKVLLVDTEFLPLAEDACARMEGTCPAIIEVADADAGFPASGRHPQYEDLLAEANPNFHWIMPDDEWESLALNYTSGTTGRPKGVVYHHRGAYLMTMGTVVSWQMVLRPVFMQIVPLFHCNGWNHTWMMPLLGGTLVCCRDITAGAIYDAIAEHGVTHFGGAPIVLNMLVNAAAQDRRAFDHRVEVFTAGAPPAPATLSKIEKLGFNVTQVYGLTETFGHVTECLWQGEWDRLPEAERAGIKARQGIAMPMMEEITVMDAEMAQTPRDGTAQGEIMIRGNSVMKGYLKNPAATAEAFAGGYFHSGDIAVQHPDGYIQISDRAKDIIISGGENISSVEVEGVLMGHEAVNLAAVVAQPHEKWGEVPCAFVELKPGADTTEDVLIAFTRERLAGFKTPKRVVFGELPKTSTGKIQKFELRKRAAAL from the coding sequence ATGGGGTGGATGTCGGACGAGCGCGGGCTTGAGAAATGTGCAGCGAACTTTGTGGCGCTGACGCCCTTGTCGCATCTGCGCCGGGCGGCAGAGGTTTTTGCCGGACAGACCGCGGTGATCTACGGGGACCACCGCGTCACCTATACCCAGTACCATGACCGTTGCACGCGCCTCGCCGCCCTTCTGTCCGAAATCGGCGTGGCCCCCGGCGACGTGGTCGCGACCTTGATCCCCAACCTCCCCGCGCAGGCCGAGGCGCATTTCGGCGTGCCGGCCTGCGGCGCCGTGCTCAACACCATCAACATCCGCCTTGATGCTGGGACGGTGGCTTACATCCTCGACCACGGGGGCGCCAAGGTGCTGCTGGTCGATACTGAGTTTCTGCCGCTGGCCGAAGACGCCTGCGCGCGGATGGAGGGCACCTGCCCCGCGATCATCGAAGTGGCCGACGCCGACGCCGGCTTTCCGGCCAGCGGCCGGCATCCGCAATACGAAGACCTGTTGGCCGAGGCCAATCCGAACTTTCACTGGATCATGCCCGATGACGAATGGGAAAGCCTCGCGCTGAACTATACCTCCGGCACCACCGGGCGGCCCAAGGGCGTGGTCTATCACCATCGCGGGGCCTACCTGATGACGATGGGCACGGTGGTAAGCTGGCAGATGGTGTTGCGCCCGGTCTTCATGCAGATCGTGCCGCTGTTTCACTGCAACGGCTGGAATCACACATGGATGATGCCGCTTTTGGGTGGCACGCTGGTCTGCTGCCGCGACATCACCGCGGGTGCGATCTACGACGCTATCGCGGAGCACGGCGTCACCCATTTCGGCGGCGCGCCCATCGTGCTGAACATGCTGGTCAATGCCGCTGCACAAGATCGCCGCGCCTTCGATCACCGGGTCGAAGTCTTCACCGCAGGCGCGCCGCCGGCCCCCGCAACCCTGTCAAAGATTGAGAAACTGGGCTTCAACGTCACACAGGTCTACGGGCTGACCGAGACCTTTGGTCATGTCACCGAATGCCTCTGGCAAGGCGAGTGGGACCGGTTGCCGGAGGCCGAGCGCGCCGGGATCAAAGCCCGCCAAGGCATCGCCATGCCGATGATGGAAGAGATCACGGTCATGGACGCCGAGATGGCCCAGACCCCGCGCGACGGCACCGCACAGGGCGAAATCATGATCCGCGGCAATTCGGTGATGAAAGGCTACCTCAAGAACCCCGCGGCCACCGCCGAAGCCTTCGCCGGCGGTTACTTCCACTCCGGCGACATCGCGGTGCAGCATCCTGACGGCTATATCCAGATTTCCGACCGCGCCAAGGACATCATCATCTCGGGCGGAGAGAATATCTCAAGTGTCGAGGTTGAGGGCGTGCTGATGGGCCATGAAGCGGTCAATCTGGCTGCCGTGGTGGCCCAACCGCACGAGAAATGGGGCGAAGTGCCCTGCGCCTTTGTCGAGCTAAAACCGGGGGCTGACACCACCGAAGACGTGTTGATTGCCTTTACCCGCGAACGCCTTGCCGGGTTCAAAACGCCCAAACGGGTGGTTTTCGGCGAATTACCCAAGACCTCCACGGGGAAGATACAGAAATTTGAACTCCGAAAACGGGCTGCAGCGCTGTAA
- a CDS encoding SPOR domain-containing protein, whose translation MTLTKSIAMAVIVVALGVGGSQTQAQNSRSQPAEFPPSSYKGKQYVDSAGCVFIRAGIDGNVSWVPRMSRAREQVCGFQPTGGVPVAAAPAAKVAAAENITVEAAPAKRPPSRVAEVPAAKAKAPVARPAPQKVVRRVAPAPVRTSAPKVVRETAPRPVPVVPSRPVALAAPAPAGFATACPGASPLSQRYMRRSDGYSVRCGPQAEPIVTGRLAPSSPQRGTAPQPYRSAGVMPGVAAAPVRIVAPVAVAAPVVSAPPARAVGTQTRIVPKHVAINRLNTTNVKVPHGYRKVWEDDRLNPHRVEQTLEGRADMLLVWTQTVPRRLVNKATGEDVTAKVPLIYPYLDIETQSRKLGLVKIVERDGQVVKRVVRYRNAAPVHRDARPIKAEPVYSSRSTLAPQPTANAGYVQVGVFGSPANAQRAARQIASMGLPARIGKQTRGGKTYHSVQAGPIAGGSVQAAVGQLRRAGYRDAYLRR comes from the coding sequence ATGACACTTACCAAAAGTATTGCCATGGCAGTGATTGTGGTCGCTTTGGGCGTCGGCGGATCGCAGACCCAAGCGCAAAACAGCCGCAGCCAGCCAGCCGAATTTCCGCCGTCCTCCTACAAAGGCAAGCAATATGTCGACAGCGCGGGATGTGTGTTCATCCGTGCGGGCATCGACGGCAATGTGTCATGGGTGCCCCGTATGAGCCGGGCGCGCGAACAGGTCTGTGGCTTCCAGCCGACCGGCGGCGTGCCGGTTGCAGCGGCCCCAGCGGCCAAAGTCGCGGCAGCGGAGAATATCACGGTCGAAGCCGCGCCGGCCAAGAGACCCCCGTCCCGCGTTGCCGAGGTGCCTGCGGCGAAGGCAAAAGCCCCCGTGGCCCGGCCCGCACCGCAAAAAGTAGTGCGCCGCGTGGCGCCGGCCCCGGTTCGCACATCCGCGCCCAAAGTCGTGCGCGAGACCGCTCCGCGCCCTGTCCCCGTCGTGCCAAGCAGACCCGTCGCCTTGGCCGCTCCGGCACCGGCTGGTTTTGCCACCGCTTGTCCCGGCGCTTCGCCTCTGTCGCAGCGCTACATGCGGCGCAGCGATGGCTATAGCGTGCGCTGTGGCCCGCAGGCCGAACCGATCGTGACGGGCCGTCTTGCCCCTTCAAGCCCGCAGCGTGGTACGGCACCGCAGCCCTACCGCAGCGCAGGCGTAATGCCCGGCGTAGCTGCAGCGCCCGTACGGATCGTGGCACCTGTCGCGGTTGCCGCCCCGGTGGTCAGCGCGCCACCTGCCCGGGCCGTGGGCACCCAAACGCGCATCGTGCCGAAACATGTGGCGATCAACCGTCTGAACACGACCAACGTCAAAGTTCCCCACGGCTATCGTAAGGTTTGGGAGGACGACCGTCTGAACCCGCACCGGGTCGAGCAGACCTTGGAAGGCCGCGCCGATATGCTGCTGGTCTGGACCCAGACCGTACCGCGTCGTTTGGTGAACAAGGCCACCGGCGAAGACGTGACCGCCAAAGTGCCGCTGATCTACCCCTATCTTGATATCGAAACACAGAGTCGCAAACTGGGTCTGGTTAAGATTGTTGAGCGGGACGGCCAAGTAGTGAAACGCGTTGTGCGCTACCGCAATGCCGCGCCGGTCCACCGCGACGCGCGCCCGATCAAAGCAGAGCCGGTCTATTCCAGCCGGTCGACCCTTGCACCACAGCCAACCGCAAACGCGGGTTACGTTCAGGTTGGTGTCTTTGGCAGCCCGGCCAATGCGCAACGTGCGGCGCGTCAGATCGCGTCCATGGGCCTGCCCGCCCGCATCGGCAAACAGACCCGCGGCGGCAAGACCTATCACAGCGTTCAGGCTGGTCCCATCGCGGGCGGATCTGTTCAAGCGGCGGTCGGCCAGTTGCGCCGGGCGGGATACCGGGATGCCTACCTGCGCCGCTGA
- a CDS encoding 3-hydroxyacyl-CoA dehydrogenase NAD-binding domain-containing protein, producing MTDFTMNKDAEGIATITWDVPGKSMNVMSFEGLRDLETHIDDALADEAVKGIIITSGKEGSFAGGMDLNLLAKMKDDAGDDPAKGLFEGTMQMHALLRKIERAGMDPKTNKGGKPVACVIPGTAAGIGLELPLATHRTFAADNPKARIGLPEILVGIFPGAGGTTRMVRKLGAMAASPFLLEGKMVAPAAAVKAGIIDEVSEDPMAAARDWVLNAKDADLVKPWDAKGYKMPGGAPYHPAGFMTFVGANAMVNGKTQGVYPAAKALLSAVYEGALVPFDTALKIEARWFTNVLMNPSSGNMIRSLFLNKEALEKGAVRPEGVPDQRVKKLGVLGAGMMGAGITLVSVQAGIEVVLIDQTQEAADKGKAYSASYFDKGIARKKSTEEKKTKALDLITATTDLDALKGCDLIIEAVFEDPKVKAEMTQKVEAVIPEDCIFASNTSTLPITDLAKASSRQEQFIGIHFFSPVEKMLLVEIIKGQQTGDRAVAKALDYVRQIRKTPIVVNDARFFYANRCIIPYINEGVRMVQEGVEPALIENAAKLVGMPLGPLQLMDETSIDLGAKIARATKAAMGDAYPNDDLDPLVFWMEKEGRLGRKANAGFYSYDAKGKREGLWKGMGDKYPVAEDQPELIEVQHRLLFSQVLEAVRALEEGVLMDIREGDVGAILGWGFAPWSGGPLSWLDMIGAPYAAERCDQLTEKYGERFACPDLLREMAQKNQTFYGRFNPDASKAA from the coding sequence ATGACCGATTTCACTATGAACAAAGACGCCGAGGGCATCGCCACCATCACATGGGACGTGCCGGGCAAGAGCATGAACGTGATGTCCTTTGAGGGCCTGCGCGATCTGGAAACGCACATCGACGATGCGCTGGCCGATGAGGCCGTCAAAGGCATCATCATCACCTCCGGCAAGGAAGGCTCCTTTGCCGGCGGCATGGACCTGAACCTACTGGCAAAGATGAAAGACGACGCGGGCGACGATCCGGCCAAGGGCCTGTTCGAGGGCACGATGCAGATGCATGCCCTGCTGCGCAAGATCGAGCGCGCGGGCATGGACCCCAAGACCAACAAGGGCGGCAAGCCCGTCGCCTGTGTGATCCCCGGCACCGCTGCGGGCATCGGGCTGGAACTGCCGCTGGCCACGCATCGCACCTTTGCTGCCGACAATCCCAAGGCGCGGATTGGCCTGCCGGAGATCCTCGTTGGCATTTTCCCAGGTGCTGGCGGCACCACACGGATGGTGCGCAAGCTGGGTGCCATGGCGGCCTCGCCTTTCTTGCTGGAAGGCAAGATGGTTGCGCCTGCTGCCGCCGTGAAGGCTGGGATCATTGATGAGGTCAGCGAGGACCCGATGGCCGCTGCCCGCGACTGGGTGCTGAACGCCAAGGATGCCGATCTGGTCAAGCCTTGGGATGCCAAGGGCTACAAGATGCCCGGCGGCGCGCCCTATCACCCAGCGGGTTTTATGACCTTCGTCGGCGCGAATGCGATGGTCAACGGCAAGACCCAGGGCGTCTACCCGGCGGCCAAGGCGCTTTTGTCGGCGGTCTACGAAGGCGCGCTGGTGCCTTTCGACACGGCGCTGAAGATCGAGGCGCGCTGGTTCACCAATGTGCTGATGAACCCTTCCTCGGGCAATATGATCCGCTCGCTTTTCCTCAACAAGGAAGCGCTTGAGAAGGGTGCCGTGCGGCCCGAGGGTGTGCCGGACCAGCGCGTCAAGAAGCTGGGCGTTCTGGGTGCAGGCATGATGGGTGCTGGCATCACGCTGGTGTCGGTTCAGGCGGGCATTGAGGTCGTGCTGATCGACCAAACTCAGGAAGCGGCCGATAAAGGCAAAGCCTATTCCGCGAGCTATTTTGACAAGGGCATCGCCCGCAAAAAATCGACCGAGGAGAAGAAGACCAAGGCGCTGGACCTCATCACCGCGACCACCGATCTCGATGCGTTGAAGGGCTGTGACCTGATTATCGAAGCGGTGTTTGAGGACCCCAAGGTCAAGGCCGAGATGACCCAGAAGGTCGAAGCGGTGATCCCCGAGGACTGCATCTTTGCCTCCAACACCTCGACCCTGCCGATCACCGATTTGGCCAAGGCGTCGAGCCGTCAGGAGCAGTTCATCGGCATCCACTTCTTCTCGCCCGTTGAGAAGATGCTGCTGGTGGAGATCATCAAGGGTCAGCAGACCGGCGACCGGGCCGTGGCCAAGGCGCTCGACTACGTGCGCCAGATCCGCAAGACGCCGATCGTGGTCAACGACGCGCGCTTCTTCTATGCCAACCGCTGTATCATTCCCTATATCAACGAGGGTGTGCGGATGGTGCAGGAGGGCGTTGAGCCTGCGCTGATCGAGAACGCGGCCAAGCTGGTTGGTATGCCGCTGGGGCCGTTGCAGTTGATGGATGAAACCTCGATCGATCTCGGTGCCAAGATTGCCCGCGCCACCAAGGCGGCGATGGGCGATGCCTATCCGAACGACGACCTCGACCCGCTGGTGTTTTGGATGGAGAAAGAGGGACGTCTGGGCCGCAAGGCGAATGCCGGGTTCTACAGCTATGACGCCAAGGGCAAGCGCGAGGGGCTTTGGAAGGGCATGGGTGATAAGTATCCCGTGGCCGAGGACCAGCCTGAGTTGATCGAGGTACAGCACCGGTTGCTCTTCTCACAGGTTTTGGAAGCTGTGCGAGCGCTGGAGGAAGGCGTGCTGATGGACATCCGCGAGGGTGACGTGGGCGCGATCCTTGGCTGGGGCTTTGCGCCTTGGTCCGGCGGCCCGTTGAGCTGGCTCGACATGATCGGCGCGCCCTATGCGGCGGAGCGGTGTGACCAGTTGACCGAGAAGTATGGCGAGCGTTTCGCCTGCCCGGACCTGCTGCGCGAGATGGCCCAGAAGAACCAGACTTTCTACGGGCGGTTCAACCCGGACGCCAGCAAGGCAGCATGA
- a CDS encoding sulfotransferase family protein, which produces MIISRGRRYIFVHIPKTGGTSLALALEGRAMKDDLMLGDTPKALKRRRRLQGAQAAGRLWKHSTLADVDGLVSAEELGGLFCFTLVRNPWDRVASYYRWLRGQGFAHPAVHLAKAESFAGFLRHPQTQTSLRAWPARRYMQDAAGREWCDLYIRLEHFAADAQPLFAHLGFELELLQENVSAQGGADYTPELRDIVAQVCAEDIARFGYADDGP; this is translated from the coding sequence GTGATCATCAGCCGAGGCCGCCGCTATATCTTCGTGCATATCCCCAAGACCGGGGGCACCTCGCTGGCGCTGGCGTTGGAGGGGCGGGCGATGAAGGATGACCTGATGCTGGGGGATACGCCCAAGGCGCTGAAGCGGCGGCGGCGGTTGCAGGGGGCGCAGGCGGCGGGGCGGTTGTGGAAACATTCGACGCTGGCGGATGTGGATGGGCTGGTCTCGGCGGAGGAATTGGGCGGGCTGTTCTGCTTCACACTGGTGCGCAATCCTTGGGACCGGGTGGCGAGCTATTATCGCTGGCTGCGTGGGCAGGGGTTTGCCCATCCGGCGGTGCATCTGGCCAAGGCGGAAAGTTTCGCGGGGTTCTTGCGGCACCCGCAGACGCAGACGAGTTTGCGGGCTTGGCCAGCGCGGCGGTATATGCAGGATGCCGCGGGTCGGGAGTGGTGCGATCTATATATCCGGTTGGAGCATTTCGCGGCGGATGCGCAGCCGTTGTTTGCGCATTTGGGGTTTGAATTAGAACTGCTGCAAGAGAACGTTTCGGCACAGGGCGGTGCGGACTATACACCAGAGTTGCGCGATATTGTGGCCCAGGTCTGCGCCGAGGACATCGCGCGTTTTGGCTACGCTGACGACGGCCCCTAG
- a CDS encoding DMT family transporter produces MQDAAVKSGLAALCAVGGMAALGLTDNFVPFITERGSLWQFHFVRGLMAVAILVVLAAFGFGILRPRRFWAVAGRSLFQAGAMLIYFGCLAFLPIGVVVAGLFTSPLFVLMISALFQGKHVGPSRWGAVVVGFAGALMVIRPNPNDLDLVAFLPLLAGVLYAIGAVATRAWCEGESTMVMTAGFFAMLSVMGGIGMLILPGAEVTGAEGFVSRTWGPLDAAMWFWIAVQAVGSLVGIGLLVRGYQLGEAGHVAIFEYSLLIFASFWAWVLWGQTVSPLGFVGMAMIAGAGAVIALRSDAPSPLRAPEAAE; encoded by the coding sequence ATGCAAGACGCAGCAGTGAAATCGGGGCTGGCGGCGCTTTGCGCGGTGGGCGGTATGGCGGCTCTGGGCCTGACGGATAACTTCGTTCCCTTTATTACCGAGCGCGGCTCGCTCTGGCAGTTTCATTTTGTGCGCGGGCTCATGGCCGTGGCCATTCTAGTGGTGCTGGCGGCCTTTGGTTTCGGCATCTTGCGCCCGCGGCGGTTCTGGGCCGTGGCGGGGCGCAGTCTGTTTCAGGCCGGTGCCATGCTGATCTATTTCGGCTGTCTGGCTTTCCTGCCCATTGGCGTGGTTGTGGCAGGGCTCTTCACATCGCCGCTTTTCGTGCTGATGATCTCGGCCCTGTTTCAGGGCAAGCATGTCGGACCATCGCGGTGGGGCGCTGTGGTGGTGGGCTTTGCCGGGGCGTTGATGGTGATCCGGCCTAATCCGAATGATCTGGACCTCGTGGCCTTCCTGCCGCTGCTGGCGGGTGTGCTCTATGCCATCGGCGCCGTGGCGACGCGGGCGTGGTGCGAGGGCGAGAGCACGATGGTCATGACTGCGGGGTTTTTCGCCATGTTGTCGGTGATGGGCGGTATTGGCATGTTAATTTTGCCGGGGGCCGAGGTGACAGGGGCCGAAGGTTTCGTGAGCCGCACTTGGGGGCCGCTGGATGCCGCCATGTGGTTCTGGATCGCGGTGCAGGCGGTTGGCTCGCTGGTGGGCATCGGCTTGTTGGTGCGCGGCTATCAGTTGGGCGAGGCGGGGCATGTGGCGATCTTCGAGTATTCGCTGCTGATCTTTGCCAGCTTCTGGGCTTGGGTGCTTTGGGGGCAGACAGTCTCACCGCTCGGCTTTGTCGGCATGGCGATGATCGCGGGCGCGGGGGCGGTGATCGCCCTGCGCAGCGACGCGCCCTCGCCGCTGCGCGCACCGGAGGCGGCGGAGTGA
- a CDS encoding acetyl-CoA acetyltransferase produces MASDHPFHAVAALAAARGTPDLQIKVERGGDYVRLYSTDPALFFKHRDDPSDSFDREAFGQSKRILLSADDCDAGPEATLALIETLLEKFADYTFQRP; encoded by the coding sequence ATGGCCTCTGACCATCCTTTCCACGCGGTTGCGGCGCTTGCCGCAGCCCGTGGCACGCCAGATCTACAGATCAAGGTTGAACGCGGTGGCGATTATGTGCGGCTCTATAGCACCGATCCTGCTCTGTTCTTCAAACACCGCGACGATCCCAGCGACAGCTTTGACCGCGAAGCTTTTGGCCAGTCCAAACGCATCCTGCTCAGCGCAGACGACTGTGACGCGGGGCCCGAAGCCACGCTGGCCTTGATCGAGACGCTGCTAGAAAAATTCGCTGACTACACGTTTCAGCGCCCCTAA
- the upp gene encoding uracil phosphoribosyltransferase, whose translation MTDTPNHLTIVDHPLVQHKLTIMRDKDTPTAVFRQLLREISQLLAYEVTRGLPMTTKRIETPMQEMDAPTLDGKKLALISILRAGNGLMDGVLELIPSARVGFVGLYRDEETLQPVQYYFKVPEGLDDRLVIAVDPMLATGNSSVAAINLLKQAGATNIIFLCLLASPEGVATMKKAHPDVRIVTASLDEALNEKGYIIPGLGDAGDRMFGTK comes from the coding sequence ATGACCGATACCCCCAATCATCTGACGATCGTTGACCATCCGCTGGTGCAGCACAAGCTGACCATCATGCGCGACAAGGACACGCCCACGGCGGTGTTCCGGCAATTGCTGCGCGAGATCAGCCAGTTGCTGGCCTATGAGGTCACGCGCGGCCTGCCGATGACCACCAAACGCATCGAAACCCCAATGCAAGAGATGGACGCGCCAACGCTCGACGGTAAGAAACTGGCGCTGATCTCGATCCTGCGGGCGGGCAATGGCTTGATGGACGGTGTGCTGGAACTGATCCCCTCGGCGCGGGTCGGTTTTGTCGGTCTGTATCGTGACGAAGAGACGCTGCAGCCGGTGCAGTATTACTTCAAAGTGCCTGAAGGGCTGGATGATCGTCTGGTGATTGCCGTCGATCCGATGCTCGCCACCGGCAACTCCTCAGTCGCCGCCATTAATCTGCTGAAACAGGCAGGCGCCACCAATATCATCTTCCTCTGCCTGCTGGCTTCGCCCGAAGGCGTGGCCACCATGAAGAAAGCCCATCCCGACGTGCGCATCGTCACAGCTTCGCTGGACGAAGCGTTGAACGAGAAGGGCTATATCATTCCGGGACTCGGCGACGCGGGCGACCGGATGTTTGGCACCAAGTGA